A genomic segment from Wolbachia endosymbiont of Ctenocephalides felis wCfeF encodes:
- a CDS encoding Dihydroorotate dehydrogenase B (NAD(+)), with amino-acid sequence MKNIMLIGGGVGNAVLFSIGKACLENNNRVLYFAGYRKLNDVFKQALIERASSAVVWACEEGLIKTSRDQDKSFHGNIVDAIISYQRGILGDTTINLDAIDKIITIGSDKMMKAVNEARKTILRPYLKSGHMAISSVNSPMQCMMKEICAQCVQRHINMRTGEESYVYSCSNQDQNMELIDFDFLSERLKQNSLQEKLTAKWIDHAQRY; translated from the coding sequence ATGAAAAACATAATGCTAATTGGTGGTGGAGTTGGAAATGCAGTATTGTTTTCAATAGGAAAGGCCTGTCTTGAAAATAATAATAGAGTTTTATACTTTGCTGGCTATAGAAAATTAAATGATGTATTTAAACAAGCATTGATAGAACGTGCATCAAGTGCGGTAGTTTGGGCATGCGAGGAAGGATTGATAAAAACAAGCAGAGATCAAGACAAATCTTTTCATGGGAATATAGTTGATGCAATAATCTCTTATCAAAGGGGAATATTAGGCGATACCACGATTAATTTAGACGCTATAGACAAAATTATTACCATCGGTTCTGATAAAATGATGAAGGCCGTAAATGAAGCGAGAAAAACGATCTTAAGGCCATATTTGAAATCAGGCCACATGGCAATATCGTCAGTTAATTCGCCTATGCAGTGTATGATGAAAGAAATCTGCGCTCAGTGTGTGCAGCGGCATATAAATATGAGAACGGGAGAAGAGAGTTATGTGTATAGTTGCAGTAACCAAGACCAAAATATGGAGCTTATTGATTTTGATTTTCTAAGTGAGCGCTTGAAACAAAATAGTTTACAAGAAAAACTCACTGCAAAATGGATAGATCATGCTCAGAGATATTAA
- a CDS encoding 5-formyltetrahydrofolate cyclo-ligase — translation MLRDIKQQKKEIREQYRAIRKNIDESYAANSLVNLFNQNLSYVKGKTIAAYIPIDGEINVIPLMHNLLNLGYKVAIPDENKPLRFKEWNKADEDIIPDTIITPIIAFDDHLNRLGFGGGWYDAVIKELRPLGKIFIGVAYEKQYCKNLPIEEHDQKLDIIITETRVRCR, via the coding sequence ATGCTCAGAGATATTAAACAACAAAAAAAGGAAATAAGAGAGCAATATAGGGCTATAAGAAAAAATATTGATGAGAGCTACGCAGCAAATTCTCTTGTTAATCTCTTCAATCAGAACTTAAGTTACGTTAAAGGCAAAACAATTGCAGCTTACATTCCAATTGATGGGGAAATAAATGTTATACCTTTGATGCATAATTTGCTCAATTTAGGCTATAAAGTGGCAATTCCTGATGAAAACAAGCCACTGAGGTTTAAGGAATGGAACAAAGCAGATGAAGATATAATTCCCGACACGATTATCACTCCAATCATTGCTTTTGATGATCATCTCAATAGATTGGGTTTTGGTGGTGGTTGGTATGATGCTGTAATAAAAGAATTACGACCACTTGGCAAAATATTTATAGGTGTAGCTTATGAAAAACAATATTGCAAAAATCTGCCAATAGAAGAACACGATCAAAAATTAGATATCATAATCACTGAGACACGTGTTAGGTGTAGGTAG